The genomic stretch cacacggctgtgtcacaTTGGCCTAGAAGAAGGGGTCCGAgcccgtgtgaatccacacgaccgtgtcacggcccgtgtgggggtcacaccctaCTCTACAAAATCATGGTGGTTTTAGGAACAGCTACTATTCTTTAGGATTTGAGATTGCGAAGATTTTGAAATCTTATGTTTTCTTATACCAAAACTTGATGAATATTCATGTTTAAATGTGTTACATCAAAATCTAACGTGAAACACAAGCATTTTGACcaaaatcatcaaaaaaaaaaaaaaaactcatatcGTAATGTTGAAAAATCAGCAACAACCCAACATGTGGCTCTAATATCACTTGAAGAATTTTCCATCCTCTTTAAAATCATGCTATCGCATATGAATCGACAAAAGATTCAAGCGATCCAACATTGGATCTTGTCAAAGATCTATAACAAATATATGAAATCGAAAGTGAaagaattaaaatagaaaattgtAAATCCGCATCTGAATCCAAAGACATCCTCATCTTTAATATTGTTGAAAGAACCTGAAGATCAAAACACGAATTAGCTGCAAGGCTTGATCTTCCATAGGTGTGAGGGCGATGGCTCCGTAATCTTGATCCAATGGAGAAAGCAAGATAGGCATCAGAATACCTCTCCTACAAGGACCACACTCATATATACATATATGGTCCAAACCCGTTAGCAGGCCATCAATACTAGCAGTAATGAGCTAATTAACGAGTTTTACACATATGAATCCATACCAATAATACAAACCCATAATTAAAATCCCAAATTAGATAACTTTAATGAGTTTGTTTATAATAGCAAAATCGTGTGTTAGTAATTAACATGTTAGCCCACTTAATGGAGACTAAATCCAATGCATACTAGGTGTTCAAAGATTGAAACACATACGTTTGAATCTTTATGAACATCCTATTATATTTGGCACACTACCTTCAAATTACATTGATTCTTAACTTTGCATTTGAGGTATACCTTGCACGATATAGTCAAAAATCACACCTTAGTGAGATGATAGTTCCCTCGGAATGTCCTCTTCATTGGACATTAAAAGAAGGTGCGATGAAGTGATTCACCACCCTTCTCTTCCCCTTATTGTGTGATGCCACCATCCTCACCTCTTGGAACACTACCATCTCTCGACCATAGTCATCTTCGACCATCCCTCCTTTGGTAGCTccctcactctttctctctctctctcaatctctTCCAATTTCTCTTTTTATCATCCTCTCTTGATAGCAATTCCCTTGTTGGTATTGGGAAACAATCACCTATTTTAGACAAAATCATTTGTTATTTAGGTATGATTATCTCAAGTGCTTTGTATAATTATTTGTTATTTAGGTTTGATTGCCTTAAGTGGTTCGTATCATTGTATTTGGTTTAGGAAGAGAGATTAATAGTTGTTTTTAATAGGGGAAGTTGGTTTCTTTAATTTGGGTTGTATTGGGTTATGAGATCAAGATTGGATTCATCAATCTTGACTTTTATTAATTCTTAGATTTCTATGTTATTATCTTATTTTGCTTATTTAAGTTTACTAAGTTGTTCTTATATTTATTTTGTAGATTTAGATCTTTGCTTGATGCATATTTGAGGTAGATAAATCTATCCTTAACTCACTTACATATCCTTATTCATGAATTGAATGTGTAAAATGTTATTTATATTGCTACaactattttaataataaaaaaataaaaaggccaTAGTTTACCAAATTGGGTTCCAAAAGAACTTGTGGATTAATTAAATGCTATTCTTTATTGATATATGAGTATGATATATGAGTATGAGTGATTATGTAGAGATTAACATgaggaattatttttaaaagataaaaattgATACTCTAATTAATCCTTAGTTGTTACATATCTTTAAATTACTTTAGCTTTCATGCAACTTCTTAATTTGGCAATTTTCTAAACCGCGtgaagaaattttcaaaatatccttcctttttctctctagatccatcaattaATTTCGTCTGAAACTTGCTAATGGACTTAATAAACTTTAATCACTTCAAACTAAAATCAATATACTCCTAAAAGTTTCATTaatgtatttatattatcatcTCTGAGTTTGGTAATGTAAATtgaaattagttaattaaattgagAGTTCATCTTCAATTATTTACTCTACCCATTTAAAAACTCAACAATCTCAATTTAcactattaaatttagatatgaaGGCATATATACATTAAGAGGTTTTCAAAAGTATATTGATTTTGATTTGAAGTAATTCAGAATTCTTTAAGTCCATCAGTTAATTTCATCCGAAATTGGCTGtttaaaaatttgatattttcaaaTCAATGGAGTCTTAGGAACCCGTTGACAGTGTTAGTTAGTGAGTGTCATTATTCTAAACCTTATagtaattttattataaattctatCTAGTCTTTTgcaagtttaaaaaattattactctcaattTATGCTATCGAAATCATAATAcattaaagaaatttccaaaagtACATTGGTTTGAAATTGACTAATGGagctagaaaaaaaaaagagaaagggtATTTCAGGAATACACTATACAATTCGGGTATTTTGAAACTTGGTATGTAAATGGATAATAATGAAATTTGCTCACACCTCTTTAATGTTATAAACTTTTATCTCAAGAGTATATATCTAGTAAAGCATAGTTAAAATTAAGTTTGTCCCTTAAACTAACCAATGCGATAAGTGTTCGAGGTGGACTAACTGTTGCATGAAAAATTTTAGTGAAACAATGTTATCATAAATGATGAAAAAAAACAATTAAGTCTAACCTTTTACTAACGAGGATGCCCACGGTTAATATTTATGTGTACAATAGTATTATATCCTTGTATATCCTCTACTCTAAATTTATTAGTGGGTTTATTGGTGATGATTAAAAAATATTagttaaaagtaaattaaaatatgATAATAAATGTTTAAGAATTAAATGGATTTATTTATAAAGAACAAATCACAATAATTAACTAGAATAAGAGTAACAATTGATTCTatgttaaaataaaatcaattatagTATATTTGTAGagatttttcttttaaataagaCGTACAATCATCAGATATTGAGCTTCTGGACCATCTTACCTTaaacgcttcccgatttaccctaacAACAGATGAAAAATTTTAATGGGGATCAAACTAGTCATCTCAGATTTGATGTTATCTGATTtaacatttatattaaaataaaacccCAACTTAGAATTCTAGTGTTTGTGATACTCCTCTTGGTTTCCTTGAACTTCAATTTTATAAGTGTTATTTGATGTATAGAGTTACTTGAAAATGTATAATTCTCAAGATGTTTTCAGGTACATCTCAAAGTAAATTTTATGAGTTCTTTCCATTCactagtttaaaaattttagctaTGATTTTATTGTTAAACATTATTTTGTTATGTTAGGTAATGCTTCAAGATGAATTACAAGCAATCGTCATTGTCCGCGACTATTcctacaaaaaaataaataaataaataaatataatctaTCATCCtagcacccccccccccccccccctctccctcCCTTACAGATACGACTGTCTCATATTATTGAAAGAGAGTAAATTAAATATCAAACAAACCCCCATGTGAAAAGAACTAGTCAGGGCTTGGAAGGCCTACCCAACTCTATTCCAAATGCATCATTGGTGTTTGGTCTAATCTTGATACAAGAGTTGTTGGACACACCTCGGCACCTATCGAGCCAAAAGATTCCCACTCCCTAATCAATCTACTAAGAGTTCGAGAGGAAGTTGACATTAAAAACACAGTACGAGTGACAATCTTTTCGAAGCAATGGAACAAGCAAAGATTTAGTAGAGTGCTTGTTCGACGGGTGTTATTGCTACAAGCAGATCAAATCTTAACCTCATGAGCAGACGATAGATGCTGTATTACAATCTTGCTACAGTATGCAATCAAGATAGGGAACAAAAAAGTGACAATAAATACACTCATTTTCTCTTAATCTACTTTCAGATTCCTTCTCACTTTTGCATATGCGATACTAGTAGATACTTCACCAGATTCTGAGAGTCCAGCTGATGGCATCCTACCCAAAAGCTTGAGGGTCTGTCAAAAAAAACATCCAAGAATGTTCCTGTGGTTATCATATATCCATTAACCGATTGGTGATCATACAAGCTTGTGAAAGAACTCCAAACCTGTTGACTCAAAGTTTTGCCACCAAAAACTGCTGCTAGGTTTCATGATGAGCAATGCAACCAATGGTGCAAAAGTAGTAGGAGATATATCAAAGCTAATAAAACGCCACTTGAGCTTCTTTGCAAACAAAAGCCACATCCTTCCACTCAGCTTCTTATTAACTCAAATGGATAAATGAACATCTCCAGCTTCTTGCCTCATCCTTCCACTCAGTGTGTAGGTTCTCCCATAAGCTTCTTGCCTCGAATCAATGGGCACAACCTCTTTAACCCACAAATATGGCAGTGATTGCAATGTTTGACGATGTTCAAGAAATTCCATTCTACCATCGAATGCCGAAGTTGAATTCATCGTAATGCCAGCAATACTCTGTCAGCAAAGGAAACTTAGTCAAAAGATATTTAGCACTATTTAACAATATATGTTTACTCCCAACTCTTCAGTGACTGCAGCATTGCAACAGCCCCTGCCATTTAAAAATATGCCGATCCTAGATTTTAATAACGGTTATTATAGACGGAACTATAGTTTGTATTACGAAAAGCACAGTTCACCTCTGGTACAAAACTTACAAAGAGTGAAGATAGCAGGAAAAACATTTATAAGCAATATTCATTACTTCTTGACCAAAGAGGTTCATATACAGAATGGATTGTCAAACGAGAACTATTTTTTCAAGAAAAGAAAGTTATTATATTAGATGGATTGTCAAAAGATACGGCATTCATTCAGAGTTAGCAAAATTCAGCTGGATAGTCACATTTTGGAGCATTGCTCCACATGTTAGATGTCTTAGGATACTAACCCTGATCTCAACAAACTTTCCTATCCTAATTGACCATAATACTATGTTATCGTAATCTAGTCTTATGATTAGTTGGCTACTATAAGTTTTACATACCACATTTGCATATAATAGGAAGTGAAGCCCAAAGTTCAATATAAAGCATTACACTATTCTACAATTTTGCATACCTAAAtccctttatttcttttctcatgGCTGTAGCCTTCTCTGATCTCATTCCAGGAGACTGTTGTAATTTGTGTACCAGACATGACCTCTCTTCGCCAATAATGTGGCAGCTAATAGCATATTGTGTTGTCATCAACGGATTCCTCAAAAGCCAAAACAGGCTAATAGAAACCCGATTGCTGTCAAAAGTCGACTCCTCAAACCATTCCACTTCTGTCCCACAAGTGTGGTGTAGCCTGGCCTAAAAGCATGTGCCATCCTATCTGTATCAACCCAATGATTTACAGGATCATTGTTAAGCAACACGTGGCAGCAAATGCATGTGTCGATGTATGAAGTGCCCATAGGCTGCACATTTTAATCCAATTGAACACTTTCTACATCTTCACAACTAAAAGCTATATTCTTCTTCCACCTCCTAATACAATCGATGAAAAAATTTTAGTTACCTAACACATTGCCTTCCTTGGGCATATTTAACTAGCCCATGTATGACTTCTGAGTAAATATAATTTCTTCATTTTCTTATTCACAGATGTAATGGAGTGCGGTGCATTTTAAACTGGAAGCCTTAAATGAAAATTATCTTTTCTAAATATCCCAATGGTTTGAGTTCAAAGTATTCGAATTGTGTTCTATGAAATTCGTCCATCCATTAAATTTTTGCTATTAACTTCAGTTGGTTGCATTGGAATAAATAGTTGTGGGGACTTGATGATCCAGTCTAGTCCTTGTAAACTAGATGTAGAGTATCATCGTCCAGGTAAGGCTCGAACCCCATGGCTAGTTAGGTAATCAACAACTCCTTGGACTTCATAAGCAAATCCGACATTAGGAGTATAAGAGAGCCGGCCAACTAGTCCTCTGGTGATTAAGAGATTTGCCTCGTCATTCTGCCATCGTTCGTATCCTCGTGTGAGGATAGAAATTTGGATATTTCTGTAAAAATCTCCAATAGTTAGCATTATATGATGAATAACATAGACAAGTTGACTTCCTTGTGTCATATCAACTTCCATTGTGGCAAGgatagcttggtcaccaagccatcgATTATCCCGGAAGATGACTAGGGCCATGGTGCCTTCTTCTTGTCGATGGAGAGCTTGTATGCGTAATTGTAAAACACCTAGATGGATGTACTGCATGTGGCTTCTTTGGATGTGGTTGAAGCTTTCTTCCTAAATGAAGCTTCTATCAAGCTGGCCTCCGTCAGTAATGAATACAGCTTCCTCCGATCTATGAACATACACTCGGTGGTGTACATCATCGCGTCGAGAATGATATAGGACTTCAGCAGGGACTATAGTAGCTCATTCCTGCATGAATAAACGTAATTGTACCTGGATCTAGTTGTTGCTCTAAAGTGTATTGTGAGCTTGGTTGACCAATGAGTTGTCTCTGTAATCTCCCAGTTGCCCGTTGGATATTATACATTCTTCGTTGATTCCGCCTATATTCTCTTATTTGATCTTCAAATAAGGGTGTTGTTTGCACCGGTGTTGATACAATCTCCATTCTAGTGgccattaattttttaatttagcctGTTCTTCTTTAAGCACCTTTTAAGGATCCTTAAAGACCcttagctttcctttaccttcCTTAGGCTTGTCTGTTGTGCCTAAAGATAAGTTCTTCAATTTTTCTACCAAGTCGTCGGGTATAGAGGTGGTCTGGACTCCTTTCTTTGTTTGTTCTATAATAAGCTTAAGGTCATATTGTATATCTTTTAGGGCTTCTGCTATCTGAACCAAGAGTTGTATTTGTGTATTATTttgcttaaatattttaaatcttttttacaAGGATGGCATATGGCCAGCATATGCAATGCTTGCATCTGTAAATAATTTGCAAGAGATTGCACATGATTCGTACGAGTTCCTATTGGACCCATATAATAAGAGGTGCGACTATTTGAGAtaatatttctttcaaattgaatACTAAATAACATAAGTATTGCCTAAAAGCGTACAACCTAGATTTACACTGGTACTAACTATTACAAAGAGATGGACAAGCAATAACATTAAATAAATGAAACTTAAATGAACAGGATGCACATTGCCAATTAGATTGAATAGATGTGGGACTTTGCATATCAATGGAAAAATATCAGTAAATAAATTGCAGAAAATCAGTATGAATGCTATGCTATCTATATTAGTGAAACTGTTAACAAATTTATATTCGGAAAAATGATTACTACAGGAAGTGTAAGAGAATTGACAAGTGTTGTTGGTGCATGGCATGCATTGTTGATGATGGACCTCAGAAGTTTTTCTTCTGCCTTACTGAAAACCTGATCCGAGTCAATCAAAAATGATAAGTCTACACAGGACAAGTCAGGAGCAGCACCATGATTTCTAACGATGATCTTCTGATGCTTTTTAAGCATCTCGTATAGAAGGTACTCAGTAGTACGCTGAGAATATTTCTTTTCAGGCCCTCTTACTATCTTACCACTACTAAAAatcatttgacttgattcatGTAGTCGAAGCAATGTCTCAGCTCGACCATAGTCAGCCCAGCAATAACATAAGGATGATCCATCCTCTGTACAGATAGACAAATATTCAGTAGAATATTGTAAACTAATTCACTACAATTTACTGTATATCCAGCATGTAAAGGATATACTAACCCCTGTAATGCATGTTCGTCCTTGAAatctaaggaaaaaaaatatgatgaagGCTCACACAATTGTTACAGCAATGCAATAGTTTGCAACATTACCTAGCAACTGATCAATTCTAGTAAGTGATACCATGCAAAACATCCAGAGAAAGTGGCATTACCTAGATTAATCTAAGGCTAGAAGATTGTACCCATTTCCAACATCCAAGTTACATAAGAAGGATTTTTCAGAAATTAACAAGAGATGTAAACCTAGCATACATGAATGATAGTAAAGAAAAGAATAAGTTGCTATTTCTATTATCAAAAATACATGATGATTGGAAAAGGCTCAATGCATCTCACCTACTAGAAAGCCAAGTAGAGGGATACTTGCTGTTGTTATTTTGGGATAGCCTACAGGTTGCGACATTACAGGTCCATGTGTCTGGTTCTCCAGTACCAAAGTAATGATACACACAACCTGCCTTCGAACAAGGAGAAAAGAACACGTGGGCACAAAAACGGCACCAACGTCCAAAAGAGTCAAGATTCAGGAGCATTATGTTAGTCTCTAAAAGCATGAATGACATACAGAGGGAagtagcaagaaacaaaaccaatgAAAATTTCTAGTCAAAAGGTGTCAAACCCTATAAGCTATAAAATTGACACCAAATTGTACAAGCACTATAACTGTTGTTTAATTACCCTGCAGTTAAGGTGGATGAGATCACTGTCAGTGCACTGCAGCACATTTGAGATCAAACGCGACGATGATTTGGTATTTATGAATACTTCATATGGAATATTCCATCTGGACTCTTGAATCAAACCTTCAACGTTAACCAGAGGGCAAATTTCCTTCACAGTGTTAACCACAATAAATGACATTGGGGTCAACATCAATTCTTTTGTCTGACTTGAATTTCTGCAGATAGGTAGAATTACAGAATTATTTTTTTGTTCTTATTATACTTGTAGGAAAGGGTCACAAATATAAGTGAAGATACTATGCTGATAAATCATACACTCTTAGTTGAGAAAAATAAGATCTTAGGTAAAAAACCAGAAAATTTGATGATAATCTGGTAATTAAAAAGTCACACAGTTCAGAAAGCCACCACTTTAGGGTAGAAAGGTCACTACTAGACGATCCATAATGATGATGGATAAGCACCATGGAAAGCAACAataaaaattccaatttgaataCCATAGTTTATGAATGGCCTTCCAGCATAATAATTGAACAATAAATTCTATGAGTAAACTTACTGAGTCAGCAGGACCTTGTGGAAGGTTGCATTCACTGCATGACCTAATCCAATAGGATAAGCATATCTGCTTATGCTACCACGAATCCGCACCTGAGATTAAAATAACTATCACTACCAGCCACATCAATGATGAGAATGTGACGAGAAATTACCATATGACAATCATCATTTACAAGCATACAGACTTCACATGTACTCCAGTGTTCACAAACTGTGAAACTAGAGCATGCACATTTAGGTTTGAAGTCATAGATGGAAATACTCTCAATATTTCCACTTAACGATAGCAGATTTCCTTGAGGCAATTCATTGGCTGGAATAAGAATTCCAGACGTAAGAGCAGCCTGAGCCATCATTTGTTGGATGCATGATGACACAGTTGTTATTTTATCCAAAGAAGGAAAAATACTGTGAAAACTCTTCAGCAAGGACTCCAATTCTTCCAATTGATTGATTGCCTCACTATACATATGCAGATGAACATCAGAAAGTCCATGAGTTTCATCATTCAAATGTAGGAATGTTTGCCCAGGCTGACAAAAATTTTCAGTTAAACATTTATCATTTCTCACTGAAGAAACACAAGAACAAACATGTTGAGATTGCCCATTCTGATGCTTTGCTTCGTCAAATAGTATAGAAAGCCTCCAGATAATTGATTCAGAGATTACAAGGGGCTTTACTTGTGTTATATGCTTACAGGCTTTTGATTTGCAGTCAAGACCCTTTCCTGAGCACTTCAGAAGATAATATGATCCTACACGAAGCATCTGGAATGCAAATTGAAAAGTCAGTTCACTTATCAAATTCATCTCTTCATGAAAGTAGCAAATATTGTTGTGctagttttgtcaagaaaaatcaTCAGCATAATTATACCTGATACTTGTCTAAGTTGTTAGAACTGAACTCTAACAAGATTTTTGAATCACTGTGATTATGAAGCATGCCATTGTCTTTGAACCCACGAGCACAATGTAAATAAAATGGAAACTGAAATGACTGAGAATTGCTTCTACTCAACACGAGCAAACATGGAATCTGGGAGGACCTATAATTCTCTCTCAAGAAATTATCTGAACCAAAAAGGTTGACAGTTATTTGATGGTTGAACATGTTCCAGATGTTTGGACTTACTATCAAATGCATCTTTTAGCTTACCAATACAATCAGACTTCTTATCTAGATTTGTGAGGAAAATTTCTGCAAATTGATCAAGTTCACTTGTCACATAAGGAATCAAATTATAAGGCGACATAAAAGCCTCAGCAAACAAACCAGAGCTGTTTGACAAACTGACATCCTCATGAAGCTGCATCGTCAGATCAAGTAcgaaataagtaaaaaaaaagatattttacttATTTGCCATTAAAAAATGTATTTGAATGTCCTAGTGATTCAGAGATATACACTGTGATATGCaggaaatttgtgtgtgacatatAATAGGTGGAACATTTCACCACTATTACACTTCAAGGAGTCACTGTTGTCCATGTAAgtagaaaattgaaagaaatgCATGCAAGTTGACTTCTTGAGATAGAAATGAACATAAACCACAAGCTGTGATGAGGCTCTAGGTGAAAAATGCTGAAATATGGTTCTGCATGAGAGTGGTTCATCCAAATACTGCTGCTGCATATAAATTTTCTTTGACGAACCTTCAATTACAAGTTTATAATCTTTAACCTGGTAAATAGAAGAAATCATCATATCCGCATCAGACAAGCTACCTTGTAAAGATCAAAGTGCTAATTGAAAAAtaaagatttaatcaagtagcTATGAGAACAGACAATGCTGCCAAAAGGGGATAATCAAACATTTGCTTAATTATGAAATGgggaataaataaatatattatgggGTTAAACAATATAGTTgaaaactgatttcttttcttgctGCATATGATTTTAACTTGCCATACTTGAGTATGATACATGCAGGTAATACACTTGGAAGGAATTGTTTTCAATAGTTATTATTCACTCCATACATTGCTACTTA from Zingiber officinale cultivar Zhangliang chromosome 5B, Zo_v1.1, whole genome shotgun sequence encodes the following:
- the LOC121984335 gene encoding CST complex subunit CTC1-like isoform X3, translated to MENLSFLKLVIPISNLKSWCEVSWISLLAQKHNDNNQFGESPYFEQLYHREPLGNDMIRRIFSSDDMSFVLVGMLKVSPYSGRLQLTDATGSIDAVVPDLPLDVNFQAVYEVKDYKLVIEGSSKKIYMQQQYLDEPLSCRTIFQHFSPRASSQLVVYVHFYLKKSTCMHFFQFSTYMDNSDSLKCNSGEMFHLLYVTHKFPAYHSLHEDVSLSNSSGLFAEAFMSPYNLIPYVTSELDQFAEIFLTNLDKKSDCIDNFLRENYRSSQIPCLLVLSRSNSQSFQFPFYLHCARGFKDNGMLHNHSDSKILLEFSSNNLDKYQMLRVGSYYLLKCSGKGLDCKSKACKHITQVKPLVISESIIWRLSILFDEAKHQNGQSQHVCSCVSSVRNDKCLTENFCQPGQTFLHLNDETHGLSDVHLHMYSEAINQLEELESLLKSFHSIFPSLDKITTVSSCIQQMMAQAALTSGILIPANELPQGNLLSLSGNIESISIYDFKPKCACSSFTVCEHWSTCEVCMLVNDDCHMVRIRGSISRYAYPIGLGHAVNATFHKVLLTQNSSQTKELMLTPMSFIVVNTVKEICPLVNVEGLIQESRWNIPYEVFINTKSSSRLISNVLQCTDSDLIHLNCRVVCIITLVLENQTHGPVMSQPVGYPKITTASIPLLGFLVEDGSSLCYCWADYGRAETLLRLHESSQMIFSSGFQ
- the LOC121984335 gene encoding CST complex subunit CTC1-like isoform X6, producing the protein MENLSFLKLVIPISNLKSWCEVSWISLLAQKHNDNNQFGESPYFEQLYHREPLGNDMIRRIFSSDDMSFVLVGMLKVSPYSGRLQLTDATGSIDAVVPDLPLDVNFQAVYEVKDYKLVIEGSSKKIYMQQQYLDEPLSCRTIFQHFSPRASSQLVVYVHFYLKKSTCMHFFQFSTYMDNSDSLKCNSGEMFHLLYVTHKFPAYHSLHEDVSLSNSSGLFAEAFMSPYNLIPYVTSELDQFAEIFLTNLDKKSDCIDNFLRENYRSSQIPCLLVLSRSNSQSFQFPFYLHCARGFKDNGMLHNHSDSKILLEFSSNNLDKYQMLRVGSYYLLKCSGKGLDCKSKACKHITQVKPLVISESIIWRLSILFDEAKHQNGQSQHVCSCVSSVRNDKCLTENFCQPGQTFLHLNDETHGLSDVHLHMYSEAINQLEELESLLKSFHSIFPSLDKITTVSSCIQQMMAQAALTSGILIPANELPQGNLLSLSGNIESISIYDFKPKCACSSFTVCEHWSTCEVCMLVNDDCHMVRIRGSISRYAYPIGLGHAVNATFHKVLLTQNSSQTKELMLTPMSFIVVNTVKEICPLVNVEGLIQESRWNIPYEVFINTKSSSRLISNVLQCTDSDLIHLNCRAGCVYHYFGTGEPDTWTCNVATCRLSQNNNSKYPSTWLSSRVLLALR
- the LOC121984335 gene encoding CST complex subunit CTC1-like isoform X4; protein product: MENLSFLKLVIPISNLKSWCEVSWISLLAQKHNDNNQFGESPYFEQLYHREPLGNDMIRRIFSSDDMSFVLVGMLKVSPYSGRLQLTDATGSIDAVVPDLPLDVNFQAVYEVKDYKLVIEGSSKKIYMQQQYLDEPLSCRTIFQHFSPRASSQLVVYVHFYLKKSTCMHFFQFSTYMDNSDSLKCNSGEMFHLLYVTHKFPAYHSLHEDVSLSNSSGLFAEAFMSPYNLIPYVTSELDQFAEIFLTNLDKKSDCIDNFLRENYRSSQIPCLLVLSRSNSQSFQFPFYLHCARGFKDNGMLHNHSDSKILLEFSSNNLDKYQMLRVGSYYLLKCSGKGLDCKSKACKHITQVKPLVISESIIWRLSILFDEAKHQNGQSQHVCSCVSSVRNDKCLTENFCQPGQTFLHLNDETHGLSDVHLHMYSEAINQLEELESLLKSFHSIFPSLDKITTVSSCIQQMMAQAALTSGILIPANELPQGNLLSLSGNIESISIYDFKPKCACSSFTVCEHWSTCEVCMLVNDDCHMVRIRGSISRYAYPIGLGHAVNATFHKVLLTQNSSQTKELMLTPMSFIVVNTVKEICPLVNVEGLIQESRWNIPYEVFINTKSSSRLISNVLQCTDSDLIHLNCRVVCIITLVLENQTHGPVMSQPVGYPKITTASIPLLGFLVEYCWHYDEFNFGIRW
- the LOC121984335 gene encoding CST complex subunit CTC1-like isoform X1, with product MENLSFLKLVIPISNLKSWCEVSWISLLAQKHNDNNQFGESPYFEQLYHREPLGNDMIRRIFSSDDMSFVLVGMLKVSPYSGRLQLTDATGSIDAVVPDLPLDVNFQAVYEVKDYKLVIEGSSKKIYMQQQYLDEPLSCRTIFQHFSPRASSQLVVYVHFYLKKSTCMHFFQFSTYMDNSDSLKCNSGEMFHLLYVTHKFPAYHSLHEDVSLSNSSGLFAEAFMSPYNLIPYVTSELDQFAEIFLTNLDKKSDCIDNFLRENYRSSQIPCLLVLSRSNSQSFQFPFYLHCARGFKDNGMLHNHSDSKILLEFSSNNLDKYQMLRVGSYYLLKCSGKGLDCKSKACKHITQVKPLVISESIIWRLSILFDEAKHQNGQSQHVCSCVSSVRNDKCLTENFCQPGQTFLHLNDETHGLSDVHLHMYSEAINQLEELESLLKSFHSIFPSLDKITTVSSCIQQMMAQAALTSGILIPANELPQGNLLSLSGNIESISIYDFKPKCACSSFTVCEHWSTCEVCMLVNDDCHMVRIRGSISRYAYPIGLGHAVNATFHKVLLTQNSSQTKELMLTPMSFIVVNTVKEICPLVNVEGLIQESRWNIPYEVFINTKSSSRLISNVLQCTDSDLIHLNCRVVCIITLVLENQTHGPVMSQPVGYPKITTASIPLLGFLVEDGSSLCYCWADYGRAETLLRLHESSQMIFSSGKIVRGPEKKYSQRTTEYLLYEMLKKHQKIIVRNHGAAPDLSCVDLSFLIDSDQVFSKAEEKLLRSIINNACHAPTTLSIAGITMNSTSAFDGRMEFLEHRQTLQSLPYLWVKEVVPIDSRQEAYGRTYTLSGRMRQEAGDVHLSI
- the LOC121984335 gene encoding CST complex subunit CTC1-like isoform X2 — protein: MENLSFLKLVIPISNLKSWCEVSWISLLAQKHNDNNQFGESPYFEQLYHREPLGNDMIRRIFSSDDMSFVLVGMLKVSPYSGRLQLTDATGSIDAVVPDLPLDVNFQAVYEVKDYKLVIEGSSKKIYMQQQYLDEPLSCRTIFQHFSPRASSQLVVYVHFYLKKSTCMHFFQFSTYMDNSDSLKCNSGEMFHLLYVTHKFPAYHSLHEDVSLSNSSEIFLTNLDKKSDCIDNFLRENYRSSQIPCLLVLSRSNSQSFQFPFYLHCARGFKDNGMLHNHSDSKILLEFSSNNLDKYQMLRVGSYYLLKCSGKGLDCKSKACKHITQVKPLVISESIIWRLSILFDEAKHQNGQSQHVCSCVSSVRNDKCLTENFCQPGQTFLHLNDETHGLSDVHLHMYSEAINQLEELESLLKSFHSIFPSLDKITTVSSCIQQMMAQAALTSGILIPANELPQGNLLSLSGNIESISIYDFKPKCACSSFTVCEHWSTCEVCMLVNDDCHMVRIRGSISRYAYPIGLGHAVNATFHKVLLTQNSSQTKELMLTPMSFIVVNTVKEICPLVNVEGLIQESRWNIPYEVFINTKSSSRLISNVLQCTDSDLIHLNCRVVCIITLVLENQTHGPVMSQPVGYPKITTASIPLLGFLVEDGSSLCYCWADYGRAETLLRLHESSQMIFSSGKIVRGPEKKYSQRTTEYLLYEMLKKHQKIIVRNHGAAPDLSCVDLSFLIDSDQVFSKAEEKLLRSIINNACHAPTTLSIAGITMNSTSAFDGRMEFLEHRQTLQSLPYLWVKEVVPIDSRQEAYGRTYTLSGRMRQEAGDVHLSI